From Bombus vancouverensis nearcticus chromosome 15, iyBomVanc1_principal, whole genome shotgun sequence, the proteins below share one genomic window:
- the LOC117164509 gene encoding copper homeostasis protein cutC homolog, which produces MEICIDSIESAKNAIRGGATRLEVCSALSEGGLTPTPGFIRLLKTISPLPLYAMLRTRSGNFIYTKEEMDVMLLDLELLKEHGASGFVFGALTPDNEIDVKSCQDILSAARPLPVTFHRAFDEVNDPLKSLQILINLGFKRVLTSGQKDTAEEGLELIQKLVQEAQNKIIVMPGSGITKDNILKIKVASGAEEFHASARKMMTSHGTNRVKIGANKETCIMMTDKEMVEEMVRTISVVF; this is translated from the coding sequence ATGGAAATCTGCATCGATTCTATAGAATCGGCGAAAAACGCGATCAGAGGTGGTGCAACGAGACTCGAAGTTTGCTCTGCCCTTTCCGAGGGTGGTTTAACGCCCACTCCTGGCTTTATTCGATTACTTAAAACCATTTCACCGTTACCACTCTACGCTATGCTTCGAACACGTTCTGGAAACTTTATATACACGAAGGAAGAAATGGATGTTATGCTACTGGATTTAGAACTATTGAAAGAACACGGTGCTAGTGGATTCGTTTTTGGTGCATTGACACCAGACAACGAAATTGATGTAAAATCTTGTCAGGACATTCTTTCTGCTGCTCGACCATTACCAGTAACCTTTCATCGAGCCTTCGACGAAGTCAACGACCCCTTAAAATCCttgcaaattttaataaacCTCGGTTTTAAAAGGGTTCTGACTTCTGGCCAGAAGGATACTGCCGAGGAGGGGTTAGAATTGATACAGAAGCTCGTTCAAGAGgctcaaaataaaattattgtgaTGCCAGGTTCTGGTATTACTAAAGATAATATCTTAAAAATAAAAGTGGCATCTGGAGCGGAAGAGTTTCATGCATCTGCTAGGAAGATGATGACTTCGCATGGTACAAATAGAGTTAAAATTGGCGCTAATAAAGAAACTTGTATCATGATGACTGACAAGGAAATGGTAGAAGAAATGGTTCGAACTATTTCAGTTGTTTTTTGA